In the Theobroma cacao cultivar B97-61/B2 chromosome 1, Criollo_cocoa_genome_V2, whole genome shotgun sequence genome, one interval contains:
- the LOC18611493 gene encoding putative clathrin assembly protein At4g40080, which yields MGRVTILRDLIGIIKDKASQSKAALLSNPKTLSLHLALLRATTHDPFTPPDPRHLAALLSFGHSSRAIAATAIEALMDRLQTTRDASVAIKCLFTIHHIIKRGSFILQDQLSVFPATGGRNYLKLSNFRDNTTPLTWELSSWVRWYALYLESLLSTSRILGFFLCSTSSSVDIDKEEEKVSSLINSELLREINSLVNLLEQISKSPNSLHANGNILVEEIQGLVGEDYLSSINEVSIRVGEVRERLSSLSFVDSVEWVCALKRLEDCKERSLALSQRKKVLIDAVWGSISEIKDQVGSSKVYREEGRLLTMGSRNKASESARFGERVLKHGDSVKFSSGRFLRSNNLSFRSYESVESYA from the exons ATGGGGCGCGTAACAATTCTCAGGGACTTGATAGGAATCATCAAAGACAAAGCTTCTCAAAGCAAAGCAGCTTTGCTTTCCAATCCCAAAACCTTATCTCTCCACCTTGCCTTGCTAAGAGCCACAACCCACGACCCCTTCACGCCACCCGACCCTAGGCACTTGGCCGCTCTACTTTCCTTCGGTCATAGCTCACGCGCCATCGCTGCCACCGCCATCGAGGCCCTCATGGACCGCCTCCAGACCACCCGTGATGCCTCCGTTGCCATCAAGTGTCTATTCACGATTCATCATATCATCAAACGTGGCAGCTTTATTCTTCAAGATCAGCTCTCTGTTTTCCCTGCCACCGGTGGCAGAAACTACCTTAAACTATCCAACTTCAGAGATAATACGACGCCGTTAACGTGGGAACTTTCTTCTTGGGTTAGATG GTATGCTTTATACCTTGAAAGTCTGTTGTCAACATCAAGGATTTTGGGGTTCTTTCTATGTTCAACTTCAAGCAGTGTAGACATAgataaagaagaagagaaagtaTCATCCCTGATAAATAGTGAGTTGCTTAGAGAGATAAACTCGTTGGTGAATTTGCTCGAACAAATTTCCAAAAGCCCCAATTCTTTGCATGCTAATGGCAACATATTGGTGGAGGAGATTCAGGGATTGGTGGGTGAGGACTATTTGTCATCAATCAACGAGGTTTCCATCCGGGTCGGTGAGGTTAGGGAGAGACTGAGTAGTTTGAGCTTCGTTGACTCGGTTGAGTGGGTGTGTGCTTTGAAGAGATTGGAAGATTGTAAAGAGAGATCGTTAGCACTTTCGCAAAGGAAGAAAGTGCTGATAGACGCTGTTTGGGGTTCAATAAGTGAAATAAAGGATCAAGTTGGGAGCAGCAAAGTGTACAGGGAAGAGGGGAGATTGTTGACAATGGGGAGCAGAAACAAGGCTAGCGAGTCAGCTCGGTTCGGGGAGCGAGTTCTGAAGCATGGCGACTCAGTCAAGTTCTCTTCAGGAAGGTTTCTACGCTCCAATAATCTTTCTTTCCGAAGTTATGAGTCGGTTGAATCATATGCCTGA
- the LOC18611494 gene encoding E3 ubiquitin-protein ligase ATL6 — MLNLRRWVFLYIVTVVVAAAQPTAPPRGDSYGLYSHFDPSMAIVVMVLVCAFFFVGFLSIYIRQCNESNAIATASAVAAASSGERSRRKGLDSAVIESFPVFIYSCVKDLKMGKGALECAVCLSEFEDDEALRLIPKCSHVFHPDCIDAWLEYHVTCPVCRAKLTPDSDGKPVESSSNVTELNSNNNEWSSPPTTQRVEEQNEFVIDVNEEPRPRGKITGKFPRSHSTGHSLIQPGENVERYTLRLPEEIKKQIAKSGRLKRTRSYDVLLGREGSSRKGEGSSRGKSYIDRRVLLRTPPFVSRMGSVKPQKGGAGDGDGSNSWRGLTSVKGKLSCLNLKVEQIDSDESSARPPV; from the coding sequence ATGTTAAATCTCAGACGCTGGGTTTTCTTATACATAGTAACGGTCGTCGTAGCAGCGGCGCAGCCAACCGCGCCACCAAGGGGAGACTCGTACGGGCTTTACTCTCACTTCGACCCCTCAATGGCTATCGTCGTTATGGTCCTCGTCTGCGCTTTCTTCTTCGTTGGCTTCCTCTCCATTTACATCCGCCAGTGTAACGAATCCAACGCCATTGCCACCGCGTCCGCCGTCGCTGCAGCTTCCTCTGGCGAAAGGTCTCGGCGGAAAGGTCTTGATTCGGCCGTGATTGAGAGTTTCCCGGTCTTTATATATTCTTGCGTGAAGGACCTTAAAATGGGGAAAGGAGCGTTGGAATGCGCAGTTTGTTTAAGCGAGTTCGAAGACGACGAAGCGCTGCGTTTGATACCGAAATGCAGTCACGTGTTTCATCCCGATTGTATCGACGCTTGGTTGGAATACCATGTGACTTGTCCCGTTTGTCGAGCTAAACTCACTCCCGATTCCGATGGGAAACCAGTAGAGTCAAGCTCAAATGTCACTGAGTTGAACTCGAATAATAATGAGTGGTCGAGTCCTCCAACAACTCAACGAGTTGAAGAACAAAATGAGTTCGTCATTGACGTGAATGAAGAACCCCGACCGCGAGGGAAAATAACGGGGAAGTTTCCACGATCGCACTCGACGGGTCACTCACTGATTCAGCCAGGGGAGAACGTGGAAAGGTATACCTTGAGATTGCCAGAGGAAATTAAGAAGCAAATTGCGAAAAGCGGGAGGTTGAAGCGGACGAGGAGTTACGACGTCTTGTTGGGAAGGGAAGGTAGTTCTAGGAAAGGCGAAGGAAGTAGTAGAGGGAAGAGTTATATTGATAGGCGGGTGCTTTTAAGGACTCCGCCGTTTGTTTCGAGGATGGGTTCCGTTAAGCCTCAGAAAGGTGGCGCTGGAGATGGAGATGGGTCGAATTCATGGAGAGGGTTGACGTCCGTTAAAGGGAAGTTAAGTTGTCTTAACTTGAAGGTTGAACAAATTGACAGCGACGAATCCTCGGCTCGGCCGCCGGTATAA